One segment of Verrucomicrobiia bacterium DNA contains the following:
- a CDS encoding prepilin-type N-terminal cleavage/methylation domain-containing protein → MRIPEPRLRLSREWRRFAFTLIELLVVIAIIAILAAMLLPALAGAKQKSQRASCLSNLRQIGLAFEMYLDDHQDRFMDRRDLKTTLPGGYKPWTSWPPSDPRAGWAASALRGYGALDTVWACTAALNTPAGTALQSTQATSALTNTLVSRYWAWRFDRPDDPVGLEDFWGKTEVQAVVDLQAANDPQVGVINGPCDVELVVDPYFPSTVPSVQADLKGRTIHPGGRNRVLLDGHVQFLKDKRTPL, encoded by the coding sequence ATGCGCATTCCTGAACCCCGCCTCCGGCTTTCAAGGGAGTGGCGGCGTTTTGCATTCACTCTCATCGAATTGCTTGTGGTTATCGCAATCATTGCGATCCTTGCGGCAATGCTCTTGCCCGCTCTGGCCGGTGCGAAACAAAAATCCCAGCGCGCCTCCTGCCTGTCGAACTTGAGGCAAATCGGCTTAGCCTTCGAGATGTATCTGGACGACCACCAGGACCGGTTTATGGACCGGCGCGACCTCAAAACTACCTTGCCGGGAGGCTACAAGCCTTGGACGAGCTGGCCTCCGTCAGACCCACGCGCCGGCTGGGCTGCCAGCGCCCTGCGCGGATACGGGGCCCTCGATACGGTTTGGGCTTGCACCGCCGCGCTGAACACTCCCGCCGGCACCGCTTTGCAGAGTACCCAGGCAACTTCGGCCCTGACCAACACCCTTGTGTCGCGCTACTGGGCATGGCGCTTTGATCGCCCGGATGACCCGGTGGGTTTGGAAGATTTCTGGGGCAAAACCGAAGTCCAAGCCGTTGTCGATTTGCAAGCGGCGAATGACCCGCAGGTCGGCGTCATCAACGGTCCCTGTGATGTGGAGTTGGTTGTGGACCCTTACTTTCCCTCAACGGTTCCCAGCGTTCAGGCCGACCTCAAAGGCCGCACCATTCATCCAGGCGGCCGCAACCGGGTCCTGCTTGATGGCCACGTCCAGTTCCTTAAGGACAAGCGTACCCCGTTGTAG
- a CDS encoding ATPase, T2SS/T4P/T4SS family, whose product MAEKDDYLIDILVDLGFVTPDRVAELRTEAKSAGVGVVDLMLANKVIRPADVTQAKAAHFGAEVVNLNDLKIADDVISTIPRHIARKYRVVPVYKHDSSLTVALADPSDLDTIDSLQHLLHMEITLQVASEADIETALSRYYAERGGTGAIMSDPRYKEAIEDLTREHVEIEAAAAGDGGVVEADAPLIKLVNTLIVDAFKLRASDIHLEPLAKTFRVRYRIDGVLHEMKPPPKRLQAAIVSRLKIQSNMSISEHRIPQDGRIQTSVGNKLIDLRVSCLPTNHGESIVMRILDKEGLRLGLPELGFFTDDQQTFERLIALPDGILLVTGPTGSGKTTTLYSCLHFINRPDRKIITVEDPVEYILSGINQVQVNEAVGLTFSAALRSILRQAPNVIMIGEIRDMETASIAINASLTGHLVFSTLHTNDAPSAVTRLIDIGVKPFLVASSTRALMAQRLVRRVCKQCAMPYVPTEGEMKSLGLDAASTQNASFLRGKGCGNCNNTGFRGRFGIFEIFVIDDDARKLIYEKVSSSVLRVRAREMGMRTLREDGIRKVLAGLTTPDEVIRATVGDVD is encoded by the coding sequence GTGGCTGAAAAAGACGATTATCTGATCGATATCCTGGTGGACCTCGGGTTCGTAACCCCAGATAGAGTGGCGGAACTCCGCACCGAGGCCAAGTCAGCGGGTGTGGGTGTAGTGGACCTGATGCTGGCCAATAAGGTCATCCGCCCGGCGGATGTTACCCAGGCCAAAGCGGCCCACTTCGGCGCCGAGGTGGTCAATCTCAACGACCTGAAAATAGCCGACGACGTTATCTCGACCATCCCGCGGCACATCGCGCGGAAATACAGGGTCGTGCCGGTCTATAAACACGACAGCTCCCTGACGGTGGCCTTAGCCGACCCATCCGACCTGGACACAATCGACAGCCTGCAGCATCTGCTGCACATGGAGATCACTTTGCAGGTCGCCTCCGAAGCCGACATCGAAACGGCCCTCAGCCGCTACTACGCCGAACGCGGCGGCACGGGCGCAATCATGTCTGACCCGCGTTACAAGGAGGCCATCGAGGACCTCACCCGCGAGCATGTCGAGATTGAAGCAGCCGCTGCGGGAGACGGTGGGGTTGTGGAAGCCGATGCGCCCCTCATCAAATTGGTCAATACGCTGATTGTTGATGCGTTTAAGCTGCGGGCTTCGGACATTCACCTCGAACCGCTCGCAAAAACCTTCCGGGTCCGTTACCGGATTGACGGCGTGCTGCATGAGATGAAACCTCCGCCCAAGCGGTTGCAGGCCGCTATCGTCAGCCGCTTGAAGATTCAGTCCAACATGTCCATCTCCGAGCACCGGATCCCTCAGGATGGCCGTATCCAGACCAGTGTGGGCAACAAACTGATCGATTTGCGCGTCTCCTGCCTGCCCACCAACCACGGCGAAAGCATCGTTATGCGTATCCTTGATAAAGAGGGTCTGCGCCTTGGATTGCCCGAACTTGGCTTCTTTACAGACGACCAGCAGACATTCGAGCGGCTGATTGCCTTGCCCGATGGCATCCTGCTCGTCACCGGCCCCACCGGCTCGGGCAAGACCACCACCCTCTATTCCTGCTTGCATTTCATCAACCGGCCCGACCGCAAGATCATTACCGTCGAGGACCCGGTCGAATACATCCTCTCTGGGATAAACCAGGTGCAGGTCAATGAAGCGGTCGGGTTGACCTTTTCCGCCGCGTTGCGTTCGATTCTCCGCCAGGCCCCCAACGTGATTATGATTGGGGAAATACGCGATATGGAAACCGCCTCGATAGCCATCAACGCATCGCTGACGGGGCACCTGGTCTTCTCCACGCTCCACACCAATGACGCGCCCAGCGCCGTCACCCGCCTCATCGACATCGGGGTCAAACCGTTCCTAGTGGCTTCCTCGACCCGCGCCCTGATGGCCCAGCGCCTGGTGCGCCGGGTGTGCAAGCAGTGCGCCATGCCGTATGTGCCCACTGAGGGCGAGATGAAGAGCCTCGGCCTGGACGCCGCCAGCACCCAGAACGCCTCCTTCCTGCGCGGCAAAGGCTGCGGCAACTGCAATAACACCGGCTTCAGGGGCCGCTTCGGCATTTTCGAGATATTCGTCATCGACGACGATGCGCGCAAGCTCATCTACGAGAAGGTGTCGTCGTCTGTCCTCCGGGTGCGCGCCCGGGAAATGGGAATGCGCACGCTGCGCGAAGACGGGATTCGCAAGGTCCTTGCCGGTTTGACTACCCCCGATGAGGTCATTCGCGCCACCGTGGGCGATGTGGATTGA
- a CDS encoding MFS transporter yields the protein MSQRPAGLRENLRALPRGAWVLFLGTFLNKFGTFVMPFLAIYLTRLGYKAAQAGLAMAAYGVGTLGACILGGYLADRLGRRKTIVLSMFSVAVAMLCLSQARALSAIVLFAGLAGLTGELYRPASSALLADLVPPGQRVTAFSGYRMALNAGWAFGPATAGLLAKHSFFWLFAGDAATSVLYGLVAWFALPAGLRGIRAQSAWGETFRVLREDKQFRQVLCAALLVALVFVQVFSTMSLEITSSGFAPSVYGLVISLNGVLVVFCELPLTTITRRFAARRIMALGFLLIGAGFASNALERTIPLMALTTALFTLGEMISMPVAAAYVADLAPSHQRGLYMGTYGTVWAVAFVCGPSLGLLLFSTSRLILWLACGALGLMAASIMLARPRAAPQFSTHGAAGKTTRRMVLP from the coding sequence ATGAGCCAGAGACCAGCCGGTCTTCGAGAGAATCTGCGGGCGCTGCCGCGCGGGGCGTGGGTGCTTTTTCTGGGCACGTTCCTGAATAAGTTCGGGACCTTTGTGATGCCGTTTCTGGCCATTTACCTGACACGCCTGGGGTACAAGGCGGCGCAGGCTGGGCTGGCCATGGCCGCTTATGGTGTTGGCACATTGGGGGCGTGCATTTTGGGCGGCTATCTGGCGGACCGCTTGGGGCGCCGCAAGACGATTGTGCTTTCGATGTTCTCGGTGGCTGTGGCGATGTTATGCCTCTCCCAGGCCCGCGCTCTGTCGGCGATTGTGCTTTTTGCGGGCCTGGCGGGCCTGACAGGGGAACTGTACCGCCCGGCCAGCAGCGCCTTGCTGGCGGATTTGGTGCCGCCTGGCCAGCGTGTGACGGCATTCTCGGGCTACCGGATGGCGCTCAATGCCGGCTGGGCGTTCGGCCCGGCGACCGCGGGCTTGTTGGCCAAGCATTCGTTTTTCTGGCTTTTCGCCGGCGACGCGGCCACCTCGGTTCTTTATGGATTGGTGGCTTGGTTCGCATTGCCGGCTGGATTGCGCGGCATCCGGGCCCAGAGCGCCTGGGGAGAAACCTTCCGAGTCCTGCGGGAGGACAAGCAATTCCGCCAAGTGCTTTGTGCGGCGTTGCTGGTTGCGCTGGTGTTCGTTCAAGTGTTCTCGACCATGAGCCTTGAAATCACCAGCAGCGGTTTTGCGCCTTCAGTTTATGGCCTCGTCATTTCGTTAAATGGTGTGCTGGTGGTGTTCTGCGAACTGCCGCTGACCACCATCACCCGGCGATTTGCCGCCCGCCGGATCATGGCGTTGGGCTTCCTGCTCATCGGGGCCGGTTTCGCCTCGAACGCCCTGGAGCGCACGATTCCTTTAATGGCGCTGACAACGGCCCTATTCACTCTGGGCGAGATGATCAGCATGCCTGTGGCCGCCGCCTATGTAGCCGACCTTGCCCCCTCTCATCAGCGCGGCCTTTATATGGGGACCTACGGGACTGTTTGGGCAGTGGCTTTTGTGTGCGGCCCGAGCCTGGGACTGCTCCTGTTCTCCACCAGCCGATTGATCTTATGGCTGGCCTGCGGCGCTTTAGGCCTGATGGCCGCCTCGATCATGCTCGCCCGACCTCGAGCGGCGCCGCAGTTTTCAACCCACGGCGCTGCGGGCAAAACCACCCGCAGGATGGTGCTGCCGTGA